AGGCGGGTGAGCGCACGGCGGAGGCGTTCGCCCTGTTCAACGTCTTCGCCAGCACCGGAGCGCTGATCGGTCCGCTGCTCGGCGGGGTGCTGCTCCTCGTCGACTTCCGCGCCGCCGCGCTCGCCGCGGCCGGGGTCTTCACCCTGCTGACGGTGGCCCAGGCCCTGGCCCTGCCCGCCCGGCGGGTGCGGCCGACCCGGACGGCGCTCCTCGGCGACTGGCGGGAGGCGGCCGGCGACCGGCGGTTCGGCGCGTTCGCCGCGGCCCTGGCCGGCCTGTACGTCCTGGAGAGCCAGCTCTACCTGCTGCTTCCGGAGGCCGCCCGGCGCGCCACCGGCTGGAACGGGGCGGCGAGCCTGCTCTTCCTCACCAGCACCCTCGCCAACCTGGCCCTGCAGCTTCGGATCACCCGCCGGCTCCAGCACTCGGGCGGCCGGGGCCGGTGGATCGCCGTCGGGCTGCTGGTGACGGGCCTGGCGTTCCTCCCGCCGCTGGTGTCGGACGGCCTCCCCGCGCTGCTGGTCACCGTCCTCCTGCTGCAGCTCGGCGTGATGACGGCCCAGCCGTTCGTCATGGAGCTGATCCCCGCCTTCGGCCGCCCCGACCTGACCGGCACCTACTTCGGCCTGTTCTACCTCCTGTCCGGACTGGCCGCCGCCCTCGGCAACGCGGCGGTCGGCCGGGCGATGGACGCCGCCCCGTGGGCGCCCTGGCTGCTCTGCTGCGCCCTCGGCCTGGCCGGGGCCGCCGCCGTCACCCTCCTCCGACGCCGGGCCGGACTCCCGGAGCCCGCACCGCCGTCCACCGCCCGTGCCGATCCCAGAGAGCCGAGCCCCTCCCGATGACCAGCGGCAACCTGCTCACCGACACCCCCGAGCTGTACGAGCTGCGCTTCCCCGACCCCGACCACCTGGCCGCGCGCTGGGCCGAGTCCGTGCTGCGGGCCCACGCCCCCGGCCCGCAGGTCCTGGACGTCGGCTGCGGGACCGGCCGGGACGCGGCCTGGCTGCACACCGAGGCCGGACGCGAGGTGACCGGCATCGACACCTCGGCGGCCATGCTCGCCCACGCCGCCGCCGTCCACCCCGGGCCCGCGTACCTGCGCGCCGACATGCGCGACTTCCGCCTCGACCGCCGCTTCCACGCGGTGATCTGTCTGGACAGCGCCCTGCTCTACTGCCACACCAACGCCGACCTGGACGCCTTCCTCACCTGCTGCCGGCACCACCTCACACCCGGCGGCCTGCTGGTGGCCGAGATGCGCAACGGCGCGTTCTTCCTCGGCCGCACCGAGCTGCTGGACGCCCCGCGCACCGACACCCTCACCCTCGGCGGCGTCACCCGCACCTCCCGCACCACCCTCTCCCTCGACCACGCCGCCCAACTCCTGCGGCGCAGCAGGATCTGGACCGCCGACGACGGTACGCCGCCCGTCGAGCAGCACTCCGCCTGGCGGCTGCTGTTCCCGCAGGAGCTGAGGTACCTGCTCGCCGCCCACGGCTTCGAGGTCCTCGCCCTCTACGACCGGCCCGGCCCGCGCACCGACCCCGCCTGGCAGGAGGG
The window above is part of the Kitasatospora sp. HUAS MG31 genome. Proteins encoded here:
- a CDS encoding class I SAM-dependent methyltransferase encodes the protein MTSGNLLTDTPELYELRFPDPDHLAARWAESVLRAHAPGPQVLDVGCGTGRDAAWLHTEAGREVTGIDTSAAMLAHAAAVHPGPAYLRADMRDFRLDRRFHAVICLDSALLYCHTNADLDAFLTCCRHHLTPGGLLVAEMRNGAFFLGRTELLDAPRTDTLTLGGVTRTSRTTLSLDHAAQLLRRSRIWTADDGTPPVEQHSAWRLLFPQELRYLLAAHGFEVLALYDRPGPRTDPAWQEGDAPAGSADSDRLHLVARLARTTGKSTP
- a CDS encoding MFS transporter, producing MRTLRSVLSFPLPVRLLLVNQLGVNTGFYLLVPYLAGHLGQDLGLSAAAVGAVLGARNLSQQGLFILGGSAADRLGPRGVIIAGCALRSVGFALFALGDGLPVLIAASVLSGLAGALFNPAVRAYLAREAGERTAEAFALFNVFASTGALIGPLLGGVLLLVDFRAAALAAAGVFTLLTVAQALALPARRVRPTRTALLGDWREAAGDRRFGAFAAALAGLYVLESQLYLLLPEAARRATGWNGAASLLFLTSTLANLALQLRITRRLQHSGGRGRWIAVGLLVTGLAFLPPLVSDGLPALLVTVLLLQLGVMTAQPFVMELIPAFGRPDLTGTYFGLFYLLSGLAAALGNAAVGRAMDAAPWAPWLLCCALGLAGAAAVTLLRRRAGLPEPAPPSTARADPREPSPSR